Proteins encoded in a region of the Malaciobacter mytili LMG 24559 genome:
- a CDS encoding motility associated factor glycosyltransferase family protein, which produces MQNQLEQLNFTLSNLYFKNLNYLKKNHPKVFEKVDKLSKAIENNTYQETYSLEYKEEGYFDILNLKTNKFLYNVNSYIEADLRKERMDFSQNSSLNLLRINPFENNFALMEGLGEIRPFVEYLNRKIDFKNINFSKIFKIIYIGTGLGLHIYEIHKKIDAHSTLIMEDNLEIFRLSLFTTDYSIFSLKNRNLFLSIQENEDEKKETLEEFEYDNSWMNYNIKHHIFSINEKENLDKIIEHFSIHHASMFSYKEVLKVISRTVKFIKNDYAFLKLEPMIKKKPLKDKKVLIISAGPSIDKSIEWIKENQNKFIIVCVDIILRKLENYQIKPDIIVSIDPKAVIGKFFDLKDINFIKDSAIIFASQQHESVMQKVKDLNFYFVQPFTVSLEPGFHFAVPNVGTYSFGISLFLGANEVYLAGSDAAFNQETGSRYSNDNTKIQIDIIEDQEELKQKGIVSESDIIEVKGNLREKVKTNRELLRFKESYERFVYEHKKVNKNLEFTAYNISDGVYMEGFIPKDFNQIDINSFEDKEFSKKLIDEISSNIENLEFEDDMVIINSIIQRVKKFSKLKIKTKDDLIKNKIDLMIWIFEQKKKMSNGMFADLFFRFTDLIDIYINYSLHLTQKELNTKEFFEELKRYWSNSLISLLQEIKQNVLKV; this is translated from the coding sequence ATGCAAAATCAACTGGAACAATTAAACTTCACTTTAAGTAATCTTTATTTTAAAAATCTAAATTATCTAAAAAAGAATCATCCAAAAGTTTTTGAAAAAGTAGATAAATTATCTAAAGCTATTGAAAATAATACTTATCAAGAAACTTACTCATTAGAGTATAAAGAAGAGGGATATTTTGACATATTAAATTTAAAAACAAATAAGTTTTTATACAATGTAAACAGTTATATTGAAGCAGATTTAAGAAAAGAAAGAATGGATTTCTCTCAAAATAGTTCACTTAACTTACTTAGAATCAATCCCTTTGAGAATAATTTTGCATTAATGGAAGGGTTAGGAGAAATAAGACCTTTTGTTGAGTATTTAAATAGAAAAATTGATTTTAAAAATATTAATTTTTCAAAAATTTTTAAGATTATTTATATTGGAACAGGGCTTGGCCTTCATATTTATGAAATTCATAAAAAAATTGATGCCCATAGCACTTTAATTATGGAAGATAATTTAGAGATTTTTAGATTATCCTTATTTACTACAGACTACTCAATCTTCTCTTTAAAAAATAGAAATCTTTTTTTATCAATTCAAGAAAATGAAGATGAAAAAAAAGAGACTTTAGAAGAGTTTGAATATGATAATAGCTGGATGAACTATAATATAAAACATCATATTTTCTCAATAAATGAAAAAGAAAATTTAGACAAAATAATAGAACATTTTTCAATTCATCATGCAAGTATGTTTTCATATAAAGAAGTTTTAAAAGTTATTTCAAGAACAGTAAAGTTTATAAAAAATGATTATGCCTTTTTAAAATTAGAACCTATGATAAAAAAGAAGCCTTTAAAAGATAAAAAAGTTTTAATAATAAGTGCAGGTCCTTCTATTGATAAAAGTATAGAGTGGATAAAAGAAAATCAAAATAAATTTATTATTGTTTGTGTGGATATTATCCTAAGAAAACTTGAAAACTACCAAATTAAGCCAGATATTATTGTCTCAATTGACCCAAAAGCAGTAATAGGTAAATTTTTTGATTTAAAAGATATAAATTTTATAAAAGATAGTGCTATTATTTTTGCTTCTCAACAACATGAAAGTGTAATGCAAAAAGTTAAAGATTTAAATTTTTATTTTGTTCAGCCTTTTACCGTTTCATTAGAACCAGGATTTCATTTTGCAGTACCAAATGTGGGAACATATTCTTTTGGAATAAGTTTATTTTTAGGTGCAAATGAAGTATATCTAGCAGGTAGTGATGCAGCATTTAATCAAGAAACAGGTAGCCGATACTCAAATGATAATACAAAAATACAAATTGATATAATTGAAGATCAAGAGGAATTAAAACAAAAAGGTATAGTTTCTGAAAGTGATATTATTGAAGTAAAAGGAAACCTAAGAGAGAAAGTAAAAACAAATAGAGAGTTACTAAGATTTAAAGAGTCTTATGAAAGATTTGTATATGAGCATAAAAAAGTAAATAAAAACTTAGAATTTACAGCATATAATATCTCAGATGGAGTTTATATGGAAGGATTTATTCCAAAAGATTTTAATCAAATAGATATAAATTCTTTTGAAGATAAAGAATTTTCTAAAAAACTTATTGATGAAATTTCATCAAATATTGAAAACTTAGAATTTGAAGATGATATGGTTATTATAAATAGCATAATTCAAAGAGTAAAAAAGTTTAGTAAACTAAAAATAAAAACAAAAGATGATTTAATTAAAAATAAAATTGATTTAATGATTTGGATTTTTGAGCAAAAGAAAAAGATGTCAAATGGAATGTTTGCAGATTTATTTTTTAGATTTACAGATTTAATTGATATTTATATTAATTACTCTTTACACCTAACACAAAAAGAGTTAAATACAAAAGAGTTTTTTGAAGAGTTAAAAAGATATTGGTCAAACTCTTTAATCTCTTTATTACAAGAGATTAAACAAAATGTTTTAAAGGTATAA
- a CDS encoding flagellin: MRINTNVASLQAQESSTVTNKNLTNSLEKLSSGLRINKASDDASGLSIADKLRTQASSLGQSISNGNSAVALTQIADKAMAEQSNILDIVKTKLIQAGTETTSDEGRKAIEKDINKLLDQLNNIAAQTNYNGTALLQASIGLAGSAVKAAMTFQMGETANDLIKTTSGVRANVTGLSLTSLKTEVATTGSMTATEARGYLTKIDKAINTLNGWRADYGSTQNQLESAIRNQMTQKTNILNAESVIRDVDYAQESANFNKQNIIAQAGTYAMSQANAIQQNVTRLLQ, encoded by the coding sequence ATGAGAATTAATACAAACGTTGCTTCATTACAAGCACAAGAATCATCTACAGTTACAAATAAAAATTTAACAAACTCTTTAGAGAAATTAAGTTCAGGTCTAAGAATCAATAAAGCAAGTGACGATGCTTCTGGTTTATCAATTGCTGATAAATTAAGAACTCAAGCTAGTTCATTAGGTCAATCAATTTCAAATGGTAACTCAGCAGTTGCATTAACACAAATTGCTGATAAAGCGATGGCTGAACAATCAAATATTTTAGATATTGTTAAAACAAAACTTATTCAAGCAGGTACTGAAACTACTTCTGATGAAGGTAGAAAAGCTATTGAAAAAGATATTAATAAATTATTAGATCAATTAAATAATATCGCAGCACAAACAAACTATAACGGTACAGCATTATTACAAGCTAGTATTGGTCTTGCTGGATCTGCAGTTAAAGCGGCTATGACTTTCCAAATGGGAGAGACAGCAAACGATCTTATTAAAACAACAAGTGGTGTTAGAGCAAATGTTACTGGTTTATCATTAACAAGTTTAAAAACTGAAGTTGCAACAACAGGAAGTATGACTGCAACTGAAGCTAGAGGATACTTAACAAAAATTGATAAAGCTATTAACACTCTAAATGGATGGAGAGCAGATTACGGTTCAACTCAAAACCAATTAGAATCAGCTATTAGAAACCAAATGACTCAAAAAACAAATATTTTAAATGCTGAGTCAGTTATTAGAGATGTTGATTATGCACAAGAAAGTGCAAACTTCAACAAACAAAATATTATTGCACAAGCTGGTACTTATGCTATGAGTCAAGCTAATGCAATCCAACAAAATGTAACAAGATTATTACAATAA
- a CDS encoding glycosyltransferase family protein, with product MITEQIQVELSNIIHQDIVKIATSFAEISALNPNLVKELILHINLLDEYKVSYLQNEELEEIFEILITDLQTSAYPIDIAFVTSLNYLLKNENNLEEAIFIQTFFKVPDSLFLETFFIFEIFANNIQKLFEKIITYIFNLKFLELNENIQIEAIYKMWNLSLSFFHDNEASKYAYKMLLKLFHQALHYKKTEVAFWLYYNPLHYFKSGTSIDINKSNEEFKNEVEKPLERYILQELIPKYNLTPNEKKINKNGKIKVAFVMQRLIRLSSINVFYFFVKTLMEMNQDKYEFILYDFSFPESEGSDKKVVENFKKLGIKYIDLQYEIFGNFKQVYSLVEKCIKIRERLIKDEIDILVGLHTRVEYIFLYATRTAPIQIYWYHNSNAQYDIKGIDLRIAHGSLPQNEFKFDKINIPFDISYYNPPVDKNKVIEEKNKFSKDKIIAGSIGRLIKINDINYLKTIAKILEQNPQLIYLACGGGDKREIEEKIEQLNIPKDRFYFTGHINSSIYGHILDIFLVPFLGSGEALEEYRYKGKPYVLLHKEELLSKEEMQILIDSIYSNKQVTIKEKSSNLFKPSLYTKEILDSLKEYQYVDKINKNAQMFYAISFAETPEDYINITNELLRNEELRKKISEDLIYSYINKKSTTDFIDYLQEII from the coding sequence ATGATTACAGAACAAATACAAGTTGAACTATCTAATATAATCCACCAAGATATAGTAAAAATTGCCACTTCTTTTGCAGAGATTTCAGCACTAAATCCTAATTTAGTAAAAGAGTTAATTCTTCATATAAATTTATTAGATGAATATAAAGTTTCATATCTTCAAAATGAAGAGTTAGAAGAGATTTTTGAGATTTTAATTACTGATTTACAAACAAGTGCATATCCAATAGATATTGCTTTTGTTACTTCTTTAAATTATCTTTTAAAAAATGAAAATAACCTAGAAGAAGCTATTTTTATTCAAACTTTTTTTAAAGTTCCAGATAGTCTATTCTTAGAAACTTTTTTTATTTTTGAAATTTTTGCAAATAATATTCAAAAACTCTTTGAAAAAATAATCACATATATTTTTAACTTAAAGTTTTTAGAACTTAATGAAAATATACAAATTGAAGCTATTTATAAAATGTGGAATTTATCTTTAAGCTTTTTTCATGATAATGAAGCTTCAAAATATGCTTATAAAATGCTATTAAAACTTTTTCATCAAGCCTTGCATTATAAAAAAACAGAAGTTGCTTTTTGGTTATATTATAATCCCTTACATTACTTTAAATCAGGTACAAGTATAGATATAAATAAATCAAATGAAGAGTTTAAAAATGAAGTGGAAAAACCTTTAGAAAGATATATTTTACAAGAACTTATTCCAAAATATAATTTAACACCTAATGAAAAAAAGATAAATAAAAATGGAAAAATAAAAGTTGCATTTGTTATGCAACGGCTAATAAGATTATCATCAATTAATGTTTTTTATTTTTTTGTAAAAACTCTTATGGAAATGAATCAGGATAAATATGAATTTATTTTATATGATTTTTCTTTTCCAGAATCAGAAGGTAGTGATAAAAAAGTTGTTGAAAATTTTAAAAAATTAGGGATAAAATATATTGATTTACAATATGAAATTTTTGGAAATTTTAAACAAGTATACTCTTTAGTTGAAAAATGTATAAAAATAAGAGAGAGATTAATAAAAGATGAAATTGATATTTTAGTAGGTCTTCATACAAGAGTTGAATATATTTTTTTATATGCAACAAGAACAGCTCCTATACAAATCTATTGGTATCATAATAGTAATGCTCAATATGATATAAAAGGAATTGATTTAAGAATAGCTCATGGAAGTCTTCCTCAAAATGAGTTTAAATTTGATAAAATCAATATTCCATTTGATATTTCATATTATAATCCACCTGTAGATAAAAATAAAGTTATAGAAGAAAAAAATAAATTTTCTAAAGATAAAATTATTGCAGGTTCTATTGGAAGACTTATAAAAATAAATGATATAAATTATTTAAAAACTATTGCAAAAATATTAGAACAAAATCCACAACTAATCTATTTAGCTTGTGGAGGTGGAGATAAAAGAGAAATAGAAGAGAAAATAGAACAATTAAATATACCAAAAGATAGATTTTATTTTACAGGACATATAAATTCATCTATTTATGGTCATATATTAGATATTTTCTTAGTTCCTTTTTTAGGTTCAGGAGAAGCTTTAGAAGAGTATAGATATAAGGGCAAACCATATGTATTACTTCATAAAGAAGAGTTACTTTCAAAAGAAGAGATGCAAATATTAATTGACTCAATTTATTCAAATAAGCAAGTTACAATAAAAGAAAAAAGTTCTAATTTATTTAAACCTTCTTTATATACAAAAGAGATATTAGATTCTTTAAAAGAGTATCAATATGTAGATAAAATAAATAAAAATGCTCAAATGTTTTATGCTATTTCTTTTGCCGAAACACCAGAAGATTATATAAATATAACAAATGAATTACTAAGAAATGAAGAATTAAGAAAAAAAATAAGTGAAGATTTAATATATTCTTATATTAATAAAAAATCAACAACTGATTTTATTGATTATTTACAGGAAATTATTTAA
- a CDS encoding CBS domain-containing protein — MRFEEFKIIKSSTILNALKQIDNNKKGFLVVVDEQDKVLGITTEGDIRRKLIKEANLSLEIPYNNDFIKIYEEEDFTLLFDYFKSEKINYIPVISKDLKLKNIISKKQFHVMLLKDMEYNLKHLPKVDENELDFEVFPRPWGFYKSTLLAEHVQSKIITVFPQGELSLQKHKKREEHWIIIKGEGKIILEDSILKVEQGRYVYIPKGCKHKLINSSLKENLILAEVQLGSYFGEDDIIRYEDKYGRIKK, encoded by the coding sequence ATGAGATTTGAAGAATTTAAAATTATAAAATCTTCTACTATTTTAAATGCTTTAAAACAAATAGATAATAATAAAAAGGGATTTTTAGTTGTAGTAGATGAGCAAGATAAAGTCTTAGGAATTACAACAGAAGGAGATATAAGAAGAAAACTTATAAAAGAGGCTAATCTCTCTTTAGAAATTCCTTATAATAATGATTTTATAAAAATTTATGAAGAAGAAGATTTTACTTTACTTTTTGATTACTTTAAGTCAGAAAAAATAAATTATATTCCAGTAATTTCTAAAGATTTAAAATTAAAAAATATTATTTCAAAAAAACAATTTCATGTTATGCTTTTAAAAGATATGGAATATAATTTAAAACATCTTCCCAAAGTAGATGAAAATGAGTTAGATTTTGAAGTTTTTCCAAGACCTTGGGGATTTTATAAAAGCACTTTACTTGCTGAGCATGTACAATCAAAAATTATTACTGTTTTTCCACAAGGCGAGCTTAGTTTACAAAAACATAAAAAAAGAGAAGAACACTGGATAATAATAAAAGGTGAAGGCAAGATTATTTTAGAAGATTCAATTTTAAAAGTTGAACAAGGAAGGTATGTTTATATACCTAAGGGATGTAAACACAAATTAATAAATAGTTCTTTAAAAGAAAACCTTATTTTAGCCGAAGTGCAACTAGGAAGTTATTTTGGAGAAGATGATATTATTAGATATGAAGATAAATATGGAAGGATAAAAAAATGA
- a CDS encoding N-acetylneuraminate synthase family protein: protein MRFQFDYKEPKIIAEIGCNHMGQFEIAKELIDLAKTSGAKYVKFQKRNNKELLTKEQYDAPHPVAENSYGKTYGEHREFLEFTKDQHKQLKEYCDSIDMIYSTSVWDVTSAKEMASFEPEFLKVPSACNNNFEMLKVLRDEYKGQIQLSIGMTTKEEVEEIVKFFEETNQAKSRLLIYSCTSGYPVPAKDVSLLEINWLYENYGSRVSQIGFSGHHLGIALDIAAYTLGARWIERHFTKDKTWKGTDHAASLEPNELKELVVALSDTYEALTFKKDEILQIEQVQRDKLKNRK from the coding sequence ATGAGATTTCAATTTGATTATAAAGAGCCAAAAATTATTGCAGAAATTGGTTGTAACCATATGGGGCAATTTGAGATTGCAAAAGAGTTAATAGATTTAGCAAAAACTTCAGGGGCTAAATATGTAAAATTCCAAAAAAGAAATAATAAAGAGTTATTAACAAAAGAACAATATGATGCACCCCACCCTGTTGCTGAAAACTCTTATGGAAAAACATATGGAGAACATAGAGAGTTTTTAGAGTTTACTAAAGATCAACATAAACAACTAAAAGAGTATTGTGATAGTATTGATATGATTTATAGTACTTCTGTTTGGGATGTAACAAGTGCCAAAGAGATGGCTAGCTTTGAGCCAGAGTTTTTAAAAGTACCTTCAGCTTGTAATAATAACTTTGAAATGTTAAAAGTATTAAGAGATGAATATAAAGGACAAATTCAATTATCTATTGGAATGACAACAAAAGAAGAAGTTGAAGAAATAGTTAAATTCTTTGAAGAAACAAATCAAGCAAAATCAAGACTTCTAATCTATTCTTGTACATCAGGTTACCCTGTTCCTGCAAAAGATGTATCATTATTAGAGATTAATTGGTTATATGAAAATTATGGAAGTAGAGTAAGCCAAATAGGTTTTTCAGGACATCATTTAGGAATTGCTTTAGATATTGCAGCTTATACTTTAGGTGCTAGATGGATAGAAAGACACTTTACAAAAGATAAAACTTGGAAAGGGACAGACCATGCAGCTTCACTTGAACCAAATGAACTAAAAGAGTTAGTAGTTGCACTAAGTGATACGTATGAAGCTTTAACATTTAAAAAAGATGAAATTTTACAAATTGAACAAGTTCAAAGAGATAAATTAAAAAATAGAAAGTAA
- a CDS encoding flagellin → MRINTNVASLQSQESAINTNNNLRNSLEKLSSGLRINKASDDASGLSIADKLRTQANSIGQSISNGNSAVALTQIADKAMAEQSNILDVIKTKLIQAGTETTSDEGRKAIEKDINKLLDQLNNIAAQTNYNGTALLQASIGLAGSAVKGAMTFQMGETANDLIKTTSGVRANVTGLSLTSLKTEVATTGSMTATEARGYLTKIDKAINTLNGWRADFGSTQNQLESAVRNQMTQKTNILNAESVIRDVDYAQESANFNKQNIIAQAGTYAMSQANATQQNVLRLLQ, encoded by the coding sequence ATGAGAATTAATACAAACGTAGCGTCTTTACAATCACAAGAAAGCGCAATAAACACAAATAATAACTTAAGAAACTCTTTAGAGAAATTAAGTTCAGGTTTAAGAATCAATAAAGCAAGTGACGATGCTTCTGGTTTATCAATTGCTGATAAATTAAGAACTCAAGCAAACTCTATTGGTCAATCAATTTCAAATGGTAACTCAGCAGTTGCATTAACACAAATTGCTGATAAAGCGATGGCTGAACAATCTAATATTTTAGATGTTATTAAAACAAAACTTATTCAAGCAGGTACTGAAACTACTTCTGATGAAGGTAGAAAAGCTATTGAAAAAGATATTAATAAATTATTAGATCAATTAAATAATATCGCAGCACAAACAAACTACAACGGTACAGCATTATTACAAGCTAGTATTGGTCTTGCTGGATCTGCAGTTAAAGGTGCTATGACTTTCCAAATGGGAGAGACAGCAAACGATTTAATTAAAACAACAAGTGGTGTTAGAGCTAACGTTACTGGTTTATCATTAACAAGTTTAAAAACTGAAGTTGCAACAACAGGAAGTATGACTGCAACTGAAGCTAGAGGATACTTAACAAAAATTGATAAAGCTATTAACACTCTAAATGGATGGAGAGCAGACTTCGGTTCGACTCAAAACCAATTAGAATCAGCTGTTAGAAACCAAATGACTCAAAAAACAAATATTTTAAATGCTGAGTCAGTTATTAGAGATGTTGATTATGCACAAGAAAGTGCAAACTTCAACAAACAAAATATTATTGCACAAGCTGGTACTTATGCTATGAGTCAAGCTAATGCAACACAACAAAACGTTCTAAGATTATTACAATAA
- a CDS encoding acylneuraminate cytidylyltransferase: protein MNIAFIPVRCGSKSIPFKNIKEFCKKPLVYWNLKALQDSLNIDKIYVATDCNEIKEVVNSFNFSKVLIYDRDKENATDTSSTEDVMLEFIKKNSFLDNDTFILVQATSPLTQTDDFDKALKQYKEEKADSLLTCIRTKRFFWNKEAKPLNYNYKNRPRRQDFEGLLMENGAFYINTIGNIKKDKNRLSGKISIYEMPEYTAIEIDEEDDWIIAQKLMEKYILKEFKENKKIKLFLSDVDGTLTDAGMYYDIYGNELKKFNTHDGKGFELLRNAGIKTGIITSEETKIVENRAKKLKVDYLYQGVGFKGKLEAAKEICKKENISLDEVAYIGDDINCKELLENVGIAACPADALNEIKEMKSIIKLTKNGGYGAVREFIELLFKKSKV from the coding sequence ATGAATATTGCCTTTATTCCTGTAAGATGTGGAAGTAAATCAATACCTTTTAAAAATATAAAAGAGTTTTGTAAAAAGCCTTTAGTTTATTGGAATTTAAAAGCTTTACAAGACTCTTTAAATATAGATAAAATTTATGTGGCTACAGATTGTAATGAGATAAAAGAAGTAGTTAATAGTTTTAATTTCTCAAAAGTATTAATATATGATAGAGATAAAGAAAATGCAACAGATACTTCAAGTACTGAAGATGTAATGCTTGAATTTATTAAAAAAAATTCATTTTTAGATAATGATACTTTTATACTTGTTCAAGCTACTTCACCACTTACACAAACAGATGATTTTGATAAGGCATTAAAACAATATAAAGAAGAAAAAGCTGACTCTTTATTAACTTGTATTAGAACAAAAAGATTTTTTTGGAATAAAGAAGCAAAGCCTTTAAATTATAATTATAAAAATAGACCAAGAAGACAAGACTTTGAAGGTTTATTAATGGAAAATGGTGCTTTTTATATAAATACTATAGGAAATATTAAAAAAGATAAAAATAGATTATCAGGAAAAATCTCAATATATGAAATGCCTGAATATACTGCTATTGAGATTGATGAAGAAGATGATTGGATAATAGCCCAAAAACTAATGGAAAAATATATTTTAAAAGAGTTTAAAGAAAATAAAAAAATCAAACTTTTTTTAAGTGATGTGGATGGAACTTTAACTGATGCAGGAATGTATTATGATATTTATGGAAATGAACTTAAAAAATTTAATACCCATGATGGAAAAGGTTTTGAACTACTTAGAAATGCTGGCATTAAAACAGGAATTATTACAAGTGAAGAGACAAAAATAGTAGAAAATAGAGCAAAAAAACTAAAAGTAGATTATCTTTATCAAGGAGTAGGATTTAAAGGTAAACTAGAAGCTGCAAAAGAGATTTGTAAAAAAGAGAATATCTCTTTAGATGAAGTTGCATATATAGGAGATGATATAAACTGCAAAGAGCTTTTAGAAAACGTAGGGATTGCTGCTTGTCCTGCAGATGCCTTAAACGAAATTAAAGAAATGAAGAGTATAATAAAATTAACAAAAAATGGTGGTTACGGAGCTGTTAGAGAGTTTATCGAACTACTTTTTAAAAAGAGTAAAGTATGA
- a CDS encoding class I SAM-dependent methyltransferase yields MKCTLCNSKNYKKRSGSVRDNKQLEIFECCECGLVFLSENSHINESFYEESNMHQSFDFSKWRKETLEDDTRRFSFLKNSLLNKKVLDFGSGNGGFLKLAKEVCKEVTGIELEKAVIAFYIEDKLNIENNLNNIDSKFDIITSFHVIEHIKEPLEILEKLKSLLEDNGKLIIEVPNANDALLTIYKSEAFSHFTYWSCHLYLYTSHTLNLLAKKAGLKVEFIKHIQRYPLSNHLYWLSQSKPGGHQKWGNFLDSSELTKAYENQLASIQATDTIIACFTKED; encoded by the coding sequence ATGAAATGTACTTTATGTAATAGTAAGAACTATAAGAAAAGATCAGGTAGCGTTAGAGATAATAAACAACTAGAGATTTTTGAGTGTTGTGAATGTGGACTTGTCTTTTTATCTGAAAACTCTCATATAAATGAGAGTTTTTATGAAGAGTCAAATATGCATCAAAGTTTTGATTTTTCTAAATGGAGAAAAGAGACTTTAGAAGATGATACTAGAAGATTTTCTTTTTTAAAAAATTCATTATTAAATAAAAAAGTTTTAGACTTTGGAAGTGGGAATGGTGGATTTTTAAAACTTGCAAAAGAAGTTTGTAAAGAGGTTACTGGTATAGAATTAGAAAAAGCTGTAATTGCTTTTTATATAGAAGATAAGCTAAATATAGAAAATAATCTTAATAATATAGACTCAAAGTTTGATATTATTACTTCATTTCACGTAATTGAACATATAAAAGAACCCCTTGAAATCTTGGAGAAATTAAAATCTTTATTGGAAGATAATGGAAAACTAATAATAGAAGTTCCAAATGCGAATGATGCTTTACTTACAATATATAAAAGTGAGGCTTTTTCACATTTTACTTATTGGAGTTGTCATTTATATTTATATACTTCTCATACTTTAAATCTTTTAGCAAAAAAAGCAGGATTAAAAGTTGAGTTTATAAAACATATACAAAGATACCCCCTTTCAAATCACTTATATTGGTTAAGTCAAAGTAAACCAGGTGGTCATCAAAAATGGGGTAATTTTTTAGATTCAAGTGAACTTACAAAAGCTTATGAAAACCAATTAGCAAGTATTCAAGCTACTGATACAATTATTGCTTGTTTTACAAAGGAAGACTAA
- a CDS encoding D-sedoheptulose-7-phosphate isomerase codes for MQIKEFTINYIKKLTQILNQIDVEVIEQIIHTLEETINKNKIFIIGNGGSAATASHMANDLGVGLKRREIISFNIDSLTDNTPAITAIANDIGYENIFYSQLKNVIKKNDVLIAISCSGNSENIIKAVKYAKEQNAKIIGVTGFDGGELKKLSDINFHIDTQKAQYGIVEDAHMILDHIIYSYYINKDLNEQ; via the coding sequence ATGCAAATAAAAGAATTTACAATAAATTATATAAAAAAATTAACTCAAATATTAAATCAAATTGATGTTGAAGTAATAGAACAAATTATTCATACTTTAGAAGAAACTATCAATAAAAATAAAATTTTTATAATTGGCAATGGAGGAAGTGCAGCAACAGCCTCTCATATGGCAAATGATTTAGGAGTAGGTCTAAAAAGAAGAGAAATTATTTCATTTAACATAGATAGTTTAACAGATAATACTCCTGCTATAACTGCTATTGCAAATGATATTGGATATGAAAATATTTTTTATTCACAATTAAAAAATGTAATTAAAAAAAATGATGTGCTTATTGCTATTTCTTGTAGTGGAAATAGTGAAAATATAATAAAAGCTGTAAAATATGCAAAAGAACAAAATGCAAAAATTATTGGAGTAACAGGTTTTGATGGAGGAGAGTTAAAAAAACTTTCAGATATTAACTTTCATATTGATACTCAAAAAGCACAATATGGTATTGTAGAAGATGCACATATGATTTTAGATCATATTATCTATTCATATTATATAAATAAGGATTTAAATGAACAATAA